A region from the Aquila chrysaetos chrysaetos chromosome 15, bAquChr1.4, whole genome shotgun sequence genome encodes:
- the GCLC gene encoding glutamate--cysteine ligase catalytic subunit isoform X10, producing MLVKFDHENKKVRLVLCGEEVLQTLQDKGEKVNPNHPTLWRPEYGSYMIEGTPGQPYGGTMSEFNTVQDNMRKRRQEAASVLKENEAVCTVTSFPSLDLIVVLHRLGCPGFTVPEYKPTPVEGGASKSLFFPDEAINKHPRFSTLTRNIRHRRGEKVVINVPIFKDKNTPSPFIETFPNDDGEAAKAAKPDYIYMDAMGFGMGNCCLQVTFQACSISEARYLYDQLATICPIVMALSAASPFYRGYVSDIDCRWGVISASVDDRTREERGLEPLKNNHYRISKSRYDSIDSYLSECGEKYNDIDLTIDKDIYEHLIKEGIDHLLAQHIAHLFIRDPLTLFEEKIHLDDANESDHFENIQSTNWQTMRFKPPPPNSDIGWRVEFRPMEVQLTDFENSAYVVFVVLLTRVILSYKLDFLIPLSKVDENMKMAQKRDAVRQGMFYFRKDICKGGNTVVDGCGSAQNGTGTDAEEYTLMSIDTIINGKEGVFPGLIPVLNSYLENMEVDVDTRCTILNYLKLIKKRASGELMTVARWMREFIAQHPDYKQDSMITDEMNYSLIWKCNQIAQGQAECPELLGVGFNKKQSGNKTGSL from the exons ATGTTAGTAAAATTTGACCATGAGAATAAGAAAGTGCGCTTGGTGCTCTGCGGTGAAGAAGTTCTTCAAACACTGCAAGACAAGGGGGAGAAGGTAAACCCCAA CCACCCAACACTCTGGCGACCAGAATATGGAAGCTACATGATAGAAGGGACGCCTGGGCAGCCGTATGGGGGAACCATGTCTGAATTCAACACTGTGCAAGACAACATGAGAAAAAGACGGCAAGAGGCCGCTTCTGTGCTCAAAGAAAATGAGGCTGTTTGTACTGTGACGTCATTTCCAAG CTTGGATCTCATTGTTGTGTTACATAGGTTAGGGTGTCCTGGGTTTACGGTGCCGGAATATAAGCCAACGCCAGTAGAAGGAGGAGCttcaaaatccctttttttcccagatgaaGCCATCAATAAACATCCTAGATTTAG taCACTGACCAGAAACATTCGGCACCGAAGAGGAGAGAAGGTTGTGATAAATGTACCAA TATTTAAAGATAAGAACACGCCATCACCGTTTATCGAAACGTTTCCTAATGAtgatggagaagcagcaaaggcgGCTAAGCCAGACTATATATACATGGATGCTATGGGGTTTGGAATGGGAAACTGCTGTCTTCAG GTAACATTCCAGGcttgcagcatttctgaagcGAGGTATCTCTATGATCAGCTAGCCACGATCTGTCCCATTGTG atggCGTTGAGTGCTGCGTCTCCATTCTACAGAGGCTACGTGTCTGATATTGACTGTCGCTGGGGAGTAATCTCTGCATCTGTAGATGATCGAACGCGAGAAGAGAGGGGGCTAGAG CCACTGAAGAACAACCATTATAGAATCAGTAAATCCAGATATGATTCCATAGACAGTTATCTATCTGAATGTGGTGAGAAATACAATGACATTGATTTGACAATAGACAAAGATATCTACGAGCACCTAATAAAGGAAG gtATTGACCACCTTTTGGCACAGCATATTGCACACTTGTTCATTCGAGACCCATTGACGTTGtttgaggagaaaatacatCTAGATGATGCAAATGAATCCGACCATTTTGAG aataTTCAGTCTACAAACTGGCAGACAATGAGGTTTAAGCCACCTCCTCCAAATTCAGATATTGGATGGAGAGTGGAATTCAGACCTATGGAG GTCCAGTTAACAGACTTTGAAAACTCTGCATATGTTGTGTTCGTGGTACTGCTAACCAGAGTGATTCTGTCATATAAACTGGattttctcattcctttgtCCAAG GTGGATGAAAACATGAAGATGGCCCAGAAAAGAGATGCTGTCCGGCAGGGAatgttttacttcagaaaagatATTTGCAAAG GTGGAAACACTGTTGTGGATGGATGTGGCTCTGCACAGAATGGGACAGGCACCGATGCGGAAGAGTACACCTTAATGAGTATTGATACAATTATCAATGGGAAG GAAGGAGTCTTTCCTGGTTTGATCCCAGTTTTGAATTCCTATCTTGAAAACATGGAAGTGGATGTGGACACAAGGTGCACCATCCTAAACTACCTGAAGCTAATAAAAAAGAGAGCATCTG GAGAATTAATGACAGTTGCTCGGTGGATGAGGGAATTTATCGCACAGCATCCAGACTACAAGCAAGATAGCATGATAACTGATGAAATGAATTATAGCCTTATTTGGAAATGCAACCAAATCGCACAAGGCCAGGCAGAGTGTCCTGAACTATTGGGGGTAGGATTTAACAAGAAACAAAGTGGAAACAAAACTGGCTCTTTgtaa
- the GCLC gene encoding glutamate--cysteine ligase catalytic subunit isoform X3 — MGLLSQGSPLSWEETRRHAEHVRKHGILQFLHIYRALRDRHKDVLKWGDEVEYMLVKFDHENKKVRLVLCGEEVLQTLQDKGEKVNPNHPTLWRPEYGSYMIEGTPGQPYGGTMSEFNTVQDNMRKRRQEAASVLKENEAVCTVTSFPRLGCPGFTVPEYKPTPVEGGASKSLFFPDEAINKHPRFSTLTRNIRHRRGEKVVINVPIFKDKNTPSPFIETFPNDDGEAAKAAKPDYIYMDAMGFGMGNCCLQVTFQACSISEARYLYDQLATICPIVMALSAASPFYRGYVSDIDCRWGVISASVDDRTREERGLEPLKNNHYRISKSRYDSIDSYLSECGEKYNDIDLTIDKDIYEHLIKEGIDHLLAQHIAHLFIRDPLTLFEEKIHLDDANESDHFENIQSTNWQTMRFKPPPPNSDIGWRVEFRPMEVQLTDFENSAYVVFVVLLTRVILSYKLDFLIPLSKVDENMKMAQKRDAVRQGMFYFRKDICKGGNTVVDGCGSAQNGTGTDAEEYTLMSIDTIINGKEGVFPGLIPVLNSYLENMEVDVDTRCTILNYLKLIKKRASGELMTVARWMREFIAQHPDYKQDSMITDEMNYSLIWKCNQIAQGQAECPELLGVGFNKKQSGNKTGSL, encoded by the exons GTGGAATATATGTTAGTAAAATTTGACCATGAGAATAAGAAAGTGCGCTTGGTGCTCTGCGGTGAAGAAGTTCTTCAAACACTGCAAGACAAGGGGGAGAAGGTAAACCCCAA CCACCCAACACTCTGGCGACCAGAATATGGAAGCTACATGATAGAAGGGACGCCTGGGCAGCCGTATGGGGGAACCATGTCTGAATTCAACACTGTGCAAGACAACATGAGAAAAAGACGGCAAGAGGCCGCTTCTGTGCTCAAAGAAAATGAGGCTGTTTGTACTGTGACGTCATTTCCAAG GTTAGGGTGTCCTGGGTTTACGGTGCCGGAATATAAGCCAACGCCAGTAGAAGGAGGAGCttcaaaatccctttttttcccagatgaaGCCATCAATAAACATCCTAGATTTAG taCACTGACCAGAAACATTCGGCACCGAAGAGGAGAGAAGGTTGTGATAAATGTACCAA TATTTAAAGATAAGAACACGCCATCACCGTTTATCGAAACGTTTCCTAATGAtgatggagaagcagcaaaggcgGCTAAGCCAGACTATATATACATGGATGCTATGGGGTTTGGAATGGGAAACTGCTGTCTTCAG GTAACATTCCAGGcttgcagcatttctgaagcGAGGTATCTCTATGATCAGCTAGCCACGATCTGTCCCATTGTG atggCGTTGAGTGCTGCGTCTCCATTCTACAGAGGCTACGTGTCTGATATTGACTGTCGCTGGGGAGTAATCTCTGCATCTGTAGATGATCGAACGCGAGAAGAGAGGGGGCTAGAG CCACTGAAGAACAACCATTATAGAATCAGTAAATCCAGATATGATTCCATAGACAGTTATCTATCTGAATGTGGTGAGAAATACAATGACATTGATTTGACAATAGACAAAGATATCTACGAGCACCTAATAAAGGAAG gtATTGACCACCTTTTGGCACAGCATATTGCACACTTGTTCATTCGAGACCCATTGACGTTGtttgaggagaaaatacatCTAGATGATGCAAATGAATCCGACCATTTTGAG aataTTCAGTCTACAAACTGGCAGACAATGAGGTTTAAGCCACCTCCTCCAAATTCAGATATTGGATGGAGAGTGGAATTCAGACCTATGGAG GTCCAGTTAACAGACTTTGAAAACTCTGCATATGTTGTGTTCGTGGTACTGCTAACCAGAGTGATTCTGTCATATAAACTGGattttctcattcctttgtCCAAG GTGGATGAAAACATGAAGATGGCCCAGAAAAGAGATGCTGTCCGGCAGGGAatgttttacttcagaaaagatATTTGCAAAG GTGGAAACACTGTTGTGGATGGATGTGGCTCTGCACAGAATGGGACAGGCACCGATGCGGAAGAGTACACCTTAATGAGTATTGATACAATTATCAATGGGAAG GAAGGAGTCTTTCCTGGTTTGATCCCAGTTTTGAATTCCTATCTTGAAAACATGGAAGTGGATGTGGACACAAGGTGCACCATCCTAAACTACCTGAAGCTAATAAAAAAGAGAGCATCTG GAGAATTAATGACAGTTGCTCGGTGGATGAGGGAATTTATCGCACAGCATCCAGACTACAAGCAAGATAGCATGATAACTGATGAAATGAATTATAGCCTTATTTGGAAATGCAACCAAATCGCACAAGGCCAGGCAGAGTGTCCTGAACTATTGGGGGTAGGATTTAACAAGAAACAAAGTGGAAACAAAACTGGCTCTTTgtaa
- the GCLC gene encoding glutamate--cysteine ligase catalytic subunit isoform X1 — MGLLSQGSPLSWEETRRHAEHVRKHGILQFLHIYRALRDRHKDVLKWGDEVEYMLVKFDHENKKVRLVLCGEEVLQTLQDKGEKVNPNHPTLWRPEYGSYMIEGTPGQPYGGTMSEFNTVQDNMRKRRQEAASVLKENEAVCTVTSFPSLDLIVVLHRLGCPGFTVPEYKPTPVEGGASKSLFFPDEAINKHPRFSTLTRNIRHRRGEKVVINVPIFKDKNTPSPFIETFPNDDGEAAKAAKPDYIYMDAMGFGMGNCCLQVTFQACSISEARYLYDQLATICPIVMALSAASPFYRGYVSDIDCRWGVISASVDDRTREERGLEPLKNNHYRISKSRYDSIDSYLSECGEKYNDIDLTIDKDIYEHLIKEGIDHLLAQHIAHLFIRDPLTLFEEKIHLDDANESDHFENIQSTNWQTMRFKPPPPNSDIGWRVEFRPMEVQLTDFENSAYVVFVVLLTRVILSYKLDFLIPLSKVDENMKMAQKRDAVRQGMFYFRKDICKGGNTVVDGCGSAQNGTGTDAEEYTLMSIDTIINGKEGVFPGLIPVLNSYLENMEVDVDTRCTILNYLKLIKKRASGELMTVARWMREFIAQHPDYKQDSMITDEMNYSLIWKCNQIAQGQAECPELLGVGFNKKQSGNKTGSL, encoded by the exons GTGGAATATATGTTAGTAAAATTTGACCATGAGAATAAGAAAGTGCGCTTGGTGCTCTGCGGTGAAGAAGTTCTTCAAACACTGCAAGACAAGGGGGAGAAGGTAAACCCCAA CCACCCAACACTCTGGCGACCAGAATATGGAAGCTACATGATAGAAGGGACGCCTGGGCAGCCGTATGGGGGAACCATGTCTGAATTCAACACTGTGCAAGACAACATGAGAAAAAGACGGCAAGAGGCCGCTTCTGTGCTCAAAGAAAATGAGGCTGTTTGTACTGTGACGTCATTTCCAAG CTTGGATCTCATTGTTGTGTTACATAGGTTAGGGTGTCCTGGGTTTACGGTGCCGGAATATAAGCCAACGCCAGTAGAAGGAGGAGCttcaaaatccctttttttcccagatgaaGCCATCAATAAACATCCTAGATTTAG taCACTGACCAGAAACATTCGGCACCGAAGAGGAGAGAAGGTTGTGATAAATGTACCAA TATTTAAAGATAAGAACACGCCATCACCGTTTATCGAAACGTTTCCTAATGAtgatggagaagcagcaaaggcgGCTAAGCCAGACTATATATACATGGATGCTATGGGGTTTGGAATGGGAAACTGCTGTCTTCAG GTAACATTCCAGGcttgcagcatttctgaagcGAGGTATCTCTATGATCAGCTAGCCACGATCTGTCCCATTGTG atggCGTTGAGTGCTGCGTCTCCATTCTACAGAGGCTACGTGTCTGATATTGACTGTCGCTGGGGAGTAATCTCTGCATCTGTAGATGATCGAACGCGAGAAGAGAGGGGGCTAGAG CCACTGAAGAACAACCATTATAGAATCAGTAAATCCAGATATGATTCCATAGACAGTTATCTATCTGAATGTGGTGAGAAATACAATGACATTGATTTGACAATAGACAAAGATATCTACGAGCACCTAATAAAGGAAG gtATTGACCACCTTTTGGCACAGCATATTGCACACTTGTTCATTCGAGACCCATTGACGTTGtttgaggagaaaatacatCTAGATGATGCAAATGAATCCGACCATTTTGAG aataTTCAGTCTACAAACTGGCAGACAATGAGGTTTAAGCCACCTCCTCCAAATTCAGATATTGGATGGAGAGTGGAATTCAGACCTATGGAG GTCCAGTTAACAGACTTTGAAAACTCTGCATATGTTGTGTTCGTGGTACTGCTAACCAGAGTGATTCTGTCATATAAACTGGattttctcattcctttgtCCAAG GTGGATGAAAACATGAAGATGGCCCAGAAAAGAGATGCTGTCCGGCAGGGAatgttttacttcagaaaagatATTTGCAAAG GTGGAAACACTGTTGTGGATGGATGTGGCTCTGCACAGAATGGGACAGGCACCGATGCGGAAGAGTACACCTTAATGAGTATTGATACAATTATCAATGGGAAG GAAGGAGTCTTTCCTGGTTTGATCCCAGTTTTGAATTCCTATCTTGAAAACATGGAAGTGGATGTGGACACAAGGTGCACCATCCTAAACTACCTGAAGCTAATAAAAAAGAGAGCATCTG GAGAATTAATGACAGTTGCTCGGTGGATGAGGGAATTTATCGCACAGCATCCAGACTACAAGCAAGATAGCATGATAACTGATGAAATGAATTATAGCCTTATTTGGAAATGCAACCAAATCGCACAAGGCCAGGCAGAGTGTCCTGAACTATTGGGGGTAGGATTTAACAAGAAACAAAGTGGAAACAAAACTGGCTCTTTgtaa